The region GCAGTTGGCAGAAAAGAAAGTTTGCAGTCATCAGATGGCAGTTGGCAGAAAAGAAAGTTGGCAGTCGTCAGATGGCAGTTGGCAGAAAAGAAAGTTTGCAGTCGTCAGATGGCAGTTGGCAGAAAAGAAAGTTTGCAGTCGTCAGATAGCAGTTGGCAGAAAAGAAAGTTTACAGTCATCAGATGGCAGTTGGCAGAAAAGAAAGTTGGCAGTCGTCAGATGGCAGTTGGCAGAAAAGAAAGTTTGCAGTCGTCAGATGGCAGTTGGCAGAAAAGAAAGTTGGCAGTCGTCAGATGGCAGTTGGCAGAAAAGAAAGTTTGCAGTCGTCAGATGGCAGTTGGCAGAAAAGAAAGTGGTTCTTCCCCAATTGTAGTGGGTTTGCTAGGTTAAATCGATGATGGACGAGACGACCTTATATGAAAAGATACTGGGCATCGGCTCACCGTGGTTTGTCAGCGGCATTCAATTCATCGCGTCGGACAAAACGGTTGAGGTTCACGTTGAGCTAGAAGACGGAGCATCGTTGTCTTGCCCCACCTGCGGTCAATCGGCACCGCGGTATGACAAGCGCGCCCGTCGCTGGCGACATCTGGATACCTGCCAATTCAAGACCCAAGTGGTGGCCGACGTGCCCCGCATTCAATGCCCTGAACACGGCGTTCAGACGATCGAGGTCCCTTGGGCACAAGATAATTCGCGTTACACGGTCTTGTTTGAGGCCATGGTGATCCGGTTGCTCAAAGAGAGCACCGCCTCATCAGTCAGCCGGATGATGGGGCTGAGCTGGAATGCTGTGGATGGCATCATGCAGCGAGCCGTGCAACGTGGCCTCTCGCGCCGGGGTAAGCCCGCGCTGGCGCAGCTGGGCGTGGACGAAGTGGCCTTTCAAAAGCGCCACGAGTACGTGACCGTCGTCCACGATGCCCGCGGGCATGTTCTGCACGTGGCCGAGGATCGCAGCGGCGCCAGTCTGGGCGGATTCTATGAGGGCTTGACCGCCGCGCAAAAGGCCCAAATACAGAGTATTTCGATGGATATGTGGCCGGCTTACATTCGTGCCACCTGCGAGCACATTCCCGAGGCCGAACACAAAATCGCCTTCGACAAATTCCACGTCAACCAGCATCTGAACCAGGCGGTCGATATGGTTCGCAAACAAGAGCATCGCCAACTGATGAGGCAAGGCGATGAGACATTAAAGGGCACGAAGTATGGTTGGTTGCGTAACTATGACGATCTAAAACGCAACTTGCGCCGCGAGATAGAGCAACTGGCGCGTGCGGCGAACAAAACCGGGCGAGCGTGGGTCATTAAGGAACACGCCAAGGGCTTGTGGTGCTATATCAAACGCGGCTGGGCCGAGCGCGCCTGGCAGCAATGGTATCAGTGGGCCATCCGCAGCCGCCTTGAGCCTGTCAAAAAGGTCGCTCGGATGATTAAGCAACACCTGTGGGGCATCATCAATGCCATAGTATTGGATGTCACCAATGCCCGGGCGGAGAGTATCAACAGTCAAATCAAGATGCTCAAAGATAAGGCGCGCGGCTTTCGAAATCGGGAGCGATTCAAAACCGCCATATTGTTTTACTGCGGTGGGCTGTCGTTAATGCCAGAAAAATACGAAATGGCGACCCACTACAACGGGTGAAGACCCAAGAAAGTTTACAGTCATCAGATGGCAGTTGATAGAAAAAAACCGGGTTAGAACTTTCTGCTAACTGCTAACTGCTAACTGCCATCTGCCAACTTCTATTTGTGGGAGCGGGCTTCGACCGCGACGGTGCTGGATTCGGCAGTCGCGCCCGTGGGGCGCTCCCACAGGCTCGCTATTTTGGTACGAATATAGTTGGCTCTCGCAGAGGCGCAGAACTCGCTGAGGAATAAACAGCTGATATCGCTCGGCGTCGTGGCGCCTCTGCGAGAGATAACAGGCACGCTGTCGAAACGTGGAATGCCAGCTAGCGCTGCGCGCAACCTGGCCTACACTATTTCTGCCAACTGCCAACTGCCAACTGCCAACTGCCAACTTCTATTTGTGGGAGCGGGCTTCGACCGCGACGGTGCTGGATTCGGCAATCGCGCCCGCGGGGCGCTCCTACAGACTCACTATTCAGCACTGATCCTGTGCTTCCTTCCACGCCGGATGCCGTTTGATCGCCTGCAAGGCTTTGTTGAGCAGGGTGATACCGGGTTCGGTGCGGTGCCAGGTGGAGGCGCCCGAGGGATGGGGCAGGGGAATGATATCGCGTACTTTGCCTGCCACCTCAAGCCGGTGACGTTGACCGATCACCTCATTAAGTTTACTGACCGGCATGAACTGACCGATCGCCAGTTTGCCCACCGGGATCAACAGCGGCGGTTGCAGCAGTTCGACTTCGGCTTCCATCCAGCTGCGGCAGTTGGCGATTTCTTCTTTGCCCGGGACCCGATCGCCGCCCTTGTCGAGTTTGCCGGGAAAGCAGCGACACACCGCGGCCATGTAAACCCGCTGGCGAAACGCCGCTTCGTCCAGGCCGATCCGTTCAAACCAGCCAAACAGGGTCTTGCCGGCGGTCCAGGCGAAGGGGCGGTGCAGTTCGATCTCGCGATTGCCGGGTGCCTGGCCGATTAACATCACCGGCGAGACTGCCGGCTGACCGGTGACCGGCGGGCCCTGCATGTCGGGGCAGCGTCGGCAACGGCTCAGACGGCGTTGATGTTGTTCGAGTGTCTTGTTGATATCTTTCATGAAGTTCACATCGGATTGTCACAAGTTGGACATATTGCCGGATTATCGTTTGCCCGTGATTGAAAAAACATCGGCAAGGAGAAGGCTATGTCCAGATATAAACTGGTTTCGATCGAAAAAAGCGGGCCGCCGCAAGGGCAAAGCGGCGACAACTGGTACTGTTATGTGATTGCCAGTGCAACCAGCGATATTGTCAGTTACCGCCGGGGGACGCTGGCCGAGACGCGGGCCGTGGCGCGTGAATGCGTCATGCATCTCAACAGCCAGATCGTTGGCGTCCCTTCGCGCGAGTTTGTTCGCCGTGCCTATCCGGTGGCGGATGTGGAGCCGTTGCCGGCGGCCTGAACGGGGCCGATCAGGAGGCACCGGGTTGCAATACAATCTTGCCACGCGTGTGGCCCGCTTCAATCAGCTGATGCGCCTGCATCGCCTCGGCCAGCGGCAAGGTCTTGCTGACATGCAGCTTTAACTGCCCGCTATGCAGGTAACCGGCACAACGATCCAGGATGTCTCCCTGGTGAGCCCGGGCCTGGGGAAGATTTTCTAGCATCGGGGTGAGCATTAACTCAAAGCTGATCCCGAGATTACGCTGGCGGGCAATGCCCCAGTTAACCTCCTTGCTCGGATCGAGCAGGGTCACCAGCTGGCCATAATGGGCGACAGCCGACAGACTCTGGTTGAAGACCGCCGGGCCGACCGTGTCGAAGGCCACATCGACGCCCCGGCCTTCGGTCAGCGCCATGACGGCCTCGACCACATCCGTTTCCCGGTAGTTGATGACCTCGTCGGCACCCAGTTCGCGCACAAAGGCGGCTTTGTCCGCGTCGCTGACGGTGGCGATCACCCGCGCCCCCACCAGTTTGGCCAGCTGAATGGCCACATGGCCGACCCCGCCGGCGCCGGCATGGACCAGAACGCTCTGGCCGTTTTGCAATCGGGCGCGATCATACAGCGCTTCCCAGGCGGTAATCAGCACCAGCGGCCCGGCTGCCGCGGTCGTAAAATCAATCTCGTCCGGTAACGGCCGGGCGACGGTTTCGGGTACCACGGTATACTCGGCGTAGTTACCCGGTTCGCGACCCAGGCCGCCGTGACAGAACCAGACCCGATCCCCGACCTGGTGACGTTGTACCTGGTCGCCGACTTCCACCACCTCCCCGGCACCGTCACAGCCCAGAATTGCCGGCAAGGCATCCTCGAAGAACACGCCACGTTGACGCAGCTTGGTGTCGATGGGATTGATGCCTGCCCCATGCAGTTGCACCTTGATATCGGTGGGCTGTTGCAGTTGTGGCTCGTCCTGCTCCACGACCTGTAATACGGACGGATC is a window of Thiohalophilus sp. DNA encoding:
- a CDS encoding zinc-dependent alcohol dehydrogenase family protein, whose translation is MQAVVMTGAGDPSVLQVVEQDEPQLQQPTDIKVQLHGAGINPIDTKLRQRGVFFEDALPAILGCDGAGEVVEVGDQVQRHQVGDRVWFCHGGLGREPGNYAEYTVVPETVARPLPDEIDFTTAAAGPLVLITAWEALYDRARLQNGQSVLVHAGAGGVGHVAIQLAKLVGARVIATVSDADKAAFVRELGADEVINYRETDVVEAVMALTEGRGVDVAFDTVGPAVFNQSLSAVAHYGQLVTLLDPSKEVNWGIARQRNLGISFELMLTPMLENLPQARAHQGDILDRCAGYLHSGQLKLHVSKTLPLAEAMQAHQLIEAGHTRGKIVLQPGAS
- a CDS encoding ISL3 family transposase, whose product is MMDETTLYEKILGIGSPWFVSGIQFIASDKTVEVHVELEDGASLSCPTCGQSAPRYDKRARRWRHLDTCQFKTQVVADVPRIQCPEHGVQTIEVPWAQDNSRYTVLFEAMVIRLLKESTASSVSRMMGLSWNAVDGIMQRAVQRGLSRRGKPALAQLGVDEVAFQKRHEYVTVVHDARGHVLHVAEDRSGASLGGFYEGLTAAQKAQIQSISMDMWPAYIRATCEHIPEAEHKIAFDKFHVNQHLNQAVDMVRKQEHRQLMRQGDETLKGTKYGWLRNYDDLKRNLRREIEQLARAANKTGRAWVIKEHAKGLWCYIKRGWAERAWQQWYQWAIRSRLEPVKKVARMIKQHLWGIINAIVLDVTNARAESINSQIKMLKDKARGFRNRERFKTAILFYCGGLSLMPEKYEMATHYNG
- a CDS encoding uracil-DNA glycosylase family protein, which encodes MKDINKTLEQHQRRLSRCRRCPDMQGPPVTGQPAVSPVMLIGQAPGNREIELHRPFAWTAGKTLFGWFERIGLDEAAFRQRVYMAAVCRCFPGKLDKGGDRVPGKEEIANCRSWMEAEVELLQPPLLIPVGKLAIGQFMPVSKLNEVIGQRHRLEVAGKVRDIIPLPHPSGASTWHRTEPGITLLNKALQAIKRHPAWKEAQDQC